The Hydrogenispora ethanolica nucleotide sequence ATGAGGAGAGCGGCCTGGCGGCGGTCTGCCGGCTGGTCCAGGCTTTTAATAAAGGCGACCCAGATCGATGTCCAGCTCAATTTGGGGAATGTGCCGCTCTTTCTGGGCGCGGAAGCCGATCTGGCGGTCTACCGCCTGGTTCAGGAGGGCATGACCAACGCCCTGCGCCACGGCAAAGCAACGGCCATATTCATTTCTTTTTCCGCCTTGCGGGACGGCGTATGCATTTTAATCAAGGACAACGGGGTCGGCAGCCACAATCTCAAGCCGGGCTATGGCTTAACCGGCATGCGGGAACGCATCGCCCGGCTGGGAGGACAGCTGACTGTGTTCAACGGGCAGGAAGGCGGTTTTGTGCTTTCGGTTTGGATACCGGTAAAGGGGGACACTCATGAACCAAATCAAAGTACTTTTGGTGGATGATCAGACGCTTTTTGTCGAGAGTTTACGAACGGTCCTGAAAGCGCGGGCCGAGGACGTGGAGGTGGTGGGGGTGGCCGCGGATGGCCGGGAAGCCATCGAGCTGGTCGCCAGGGAAGGGCCGGATATCGTTTTAATGGATATCCGCATGGCCAACATGAACGGGGTGGAAAGCACCCGGATCATTAAAGAAAAGTATCCGCTCACCCGGGTCTTGATGCTGACCACGGTCGACGAGGACGAGTATATCGTGGAAGCCTTGCGTCTCGGGGCCGCGGGGTATCTGTTGAAAGACATCTCCGCCTCGGAGTTGATCGCCGCGCTGCGGGCCGTATTCGAAGGCGGGGTCATGATCTCGCCGAAGATGGTGGCCA carries:
- a CDS encoding sensor histidine kinase, whose amino-acid sequence is MTNALRHGKATAIFISFSALRDGVCILIKDNGVGSHNLKPGYGLTGMRERIARLGGQLTVFNGQEGGFVLSVWIPVKGDTHEPNQSTFGG
- a CDS encoding response regulator transcription factor, translated to MNQIKVLLVDDQTLFVESLRTVLKARAEDVEVVGVAADGREAIELVAREGPDIVLMDIRMANMNGVESTRIIKEKYPLTRVLMLTTVDEDEYIVEALRLGAAGYLLKDISASELIAALRAVFEGGVMISPKMVAKLVENHFNPIQTRKFSPPWLSELSGRERQILSLMIQGLENKDIAKQLYLGEQTIRNYASLIYSKMGVSDRIQAIRIALEAGFDKDQPVI